From Oncorhynchus mykiss isolate Arlee chromosome 6, USDA_OmykA_1.1, whole genome shotgun sequence, the proteins below share one genomic window:
- the LOC110526472 gene encoding AFG3-like protein 1 isoform X1, whose translation MVHMMGLLSVSVVPLRNGVQAWGRGCATIHAAFRYSNFSSLSKCSALKRINPMGLNQCTFTLARLLSSKPPRGFEKFFPKSEDTPGVNKSSEETGDEKTKETESQGGGEEGQNESGERERRRGGRKDESDWWTRFQNDFPWDEKTTRNVAIGFAGMASAFLYFYFRETGKEVSWKDFINNYLARGLVDRLEVVNKQYVRVIPVHGVNTSEVSYLWFNIGSVETFERNLELAQQEMGLDSTHRVPVIYGSESDGTFLMSILPTLLLVGFLLFTMRQGPMAGGRGGGRGNPFSMGESKAKVMKDNIDVRFKDVAGCEEAKLEILEFVNFLKNPRQYQDLGAKIPKGAVLSGPPGTGKTLLAKATAGEANVPFITVNGSEFQEMFVGVGPARVRDMFAMARKNAPCILFIDEIDAVGRKRGRGNFGGQSEQENTLNQLLVEMDGFNTSTNVVVLAGTNRPDILDPALMRPGRFDRQIYIGPPDIKGRASIFQVHLRPLKLDSSIDSEALARKLAALTPGFTGADIANVCNEAALIAARYLNESIIVKHFEQAIERVIGGLEKKTQVLQPLEKTTVAYHEAGHAVVGWYLEHADPLLKVSIIPRGKGLGYAQYLPKEQYLFTREQLFDRMCMMLGGRVAEQVFFGKITTGAQDDLRKVTQSAYAQVVQFGMSEVVGQVSFELPRQGEMLMEKPYSEPTAQLIDQEVRSLIDAAFQRTHQLITEKRDVVEKVGRRLLEKEVLDRADMLELLGPRPYKEKSTYEEFVEGTGPMKEDTSLPEGLKNWNKDRGTEEPPQEQQRKQALYL comes from the exons ATGGTTCACATGATGGGGCTGCTTTCAGTGAGTGTTGTGCCCCTGCGGAACGGGGTGCAGGCTTGGGGCAGAGGCTGCGCCACCATCCACGCAGCTTTTCGCTACAGTAACTTTAGCTCATTATCGAAG TGTTCTGCATTAAAACGAATCAATCCCATGGGATTAAATCAATGCACTTTCACATTGGCTCGATTGCTCAGTTCCAAACCCCCACGAG GATTTGAGAAGTTCTTCCCAAAGAGTGAGGACACTCCTGGAGTGAACAAGTCATCTGAAGAGACCGGAG ATGAGAAGACCAAAGAGACAGAATCTCAGGGCGGAGGAGAAGAGGGACAAAATGaaagtggtgagagagagaggaggagaggcggaaggaaggatgaatcagactggtGGACACGCTTCCAG AATGATTTCCCCTGGGATGAGAAGACCACGCGCAATGTCGCGATCGGATTCGCCGGCATGGCCTCTGCGTTCCTGTATTTCTACTTCCGAGAGACTGGGAAGGAAGTCTCCTGGAAGGACTTTATAAATAACTACCTGGCTAGAGGACTG GTGGACCGTCTGGAGGTAGTCAACAAACAGTATGTCAGAGTCATCCCAGTGCATGGAGTCAACACATCAGAGGTG AGCTACCTGTGGTTCAACATCGGCAGCGTGGAGACGTTTGAACGCAACCTGGAGCTGGCCCAGCAGGAGATGGGCctggactctacacacagagTACCGGTGATCTATGGAAGCGAGAGCGACGG TACTTTCCTGATGAGCATTCTTCCAACCCTCTTGCTGGTTGGCTTCCTGCTCTTCACCATGCGCCAGGGACCAATGGCAGGAGGCCGTGGCGGGGGGCGGGGCAACCCCTTCAGCATGGGGGAATCCAAGGCCAAGGTCATGAAGGACAACATTGATGTGAGATTTAAGGATGTGGCGGGCTGTGAAGAGGCCAAGCTGGAGATCCTAGAGTTTGTCAACTTCCTGAAGAACCCCCGGCAGTACCAGGACCTGGGGGCCAAGATTCCCAAG GGTGCAGTGTTGTCGGGTCCCCCCGGCACAGGGAAGACCCTGCTAGCCAAGGCCACAGCCGGAGAGGCCAATGTCCCCTTCATCACCGTCAACGGCTCTGAGTTCCAGGAGATGTTTGTTGGCGTGGGTCCAGCCAGG GTGAGGGATATGTTTGCCATGGCCCGTAAGAACGCTCCCTGCATCCTGTTCATCGATGAGATAGATGCCGTGGGcaggaagagaggcagagggaacTTTGGGGGACAGAGTGAGCAGGAGAACACACTCAACCAGCTGCTAGTGGAGATGGATG GGTTCAACACCAGCACTAACGTGGTCGTCTTGGCTGGAACCAACCGaccagacatcctggacccagcaCTGATGAGACCTGGGCGCTTCGACAGACAGATTTACATAG gTCCACCAGACATAAAAGGCAGAGCATCCATCTTTCAGGTCCATCTGAGGCCTCTGAAGCTGGACTCCAGTATAGACTCTGAAGCTTTGGCCAGGAAACTAGCTGCCCTCACACCTGGCTTCACTG GAGCTGATATTGCCAACGTGTGTAATGAGGCGGCCCTGATAGCAGCACGCTACCTTAACGAGTCTATCATCGTCAAGCACTTTGAGCAGGCCATCGAGAGGGTCATCGGAG GTCTGGAGAAGAAGACCCAGGTACTACAGCCATTAGAGAAGACCACTGTAGCATACCACGAGGCTGGCCATGCTGTGGTGGGCTGGTACCTGGAACATGCTGACCCTCTGCTCAAG GTGTCAATCATCCCCCGGGGGAAGGGTTTGGGGTATGCTCAGTACCTCCCTAAGGAGCAGTACCTCTTCACGCGGGAGCAGCTGTTTGACAGGATGTGTATGATGCTGGGGGGACGTGTGGCAGAGCAGGTCTTTTTTGGGAAGATCACCACAGGGGCACAGGATGACCTCCGGAAGGTCACGCAGTCTGCCTACGCACAG GTGGTTCAGTTTGGGATGAGTGAGGTGGTGGGCCAGGTGTCTTTTGAGCTCCCCAGGCAGGGAGAGATGTTGATGGAGAAGCCTTACAGCGAGCCCACGGCCCAGCTCATAGACCAGGAGGTCCGCTCACTCATAGACGCTGCCTTCCAACGCACACACCAGCTCATCACTGAGAAGAGAGATGTGGTGGAGAAg GTGGGGAGGCGTCTCCTGGAGAAGGAGGTTCTGGACAGGGCTGATATGCTGGAGTTGCTGGGTCCTCGCCCCTACAAGGAGAAGTCTACGTATGAGGAGTTTGTGGAGGGGACGGGGCCCATGAAGGAGGACACCTCCCTTCCAGAGGGCCTCAAGAACTGGAACAAGGACCGGGGGACGGAAGAGCCTCCCCAGGAGCAGCAACGCAAGCAGGCTCTTTACCTGTAG
- the LOC110526472 gene encoding AFG3-like protein 1 isoform X2, producing MGLNQCTFTLARLLSSKPPRGFEKFFPKSEDTPGVNKSSEETGDEKTKETESQGGGEEGQNESGERERRRGGRKDESDWWTRFQNDFPWDEKTTRNVAIGFAGMASAFLYFYFRETGKEVSWKDFINNYLARGLVDRLEVVNKQYVRVIPVHGVNTSEVSYLWFNIGSVETFERNLELAQQEMGLDSTHRVPVIYGSESDGTFLMSILPTLLLVGFLLFTMRQGPMAGGRGGGRGNPFSMGESKAKVMKDNIDVRFKDVAGCEEAKLEILEFVNFLKNPRQYQDLGAKIPKGAVLSGPPGTGKTLLAKATAGEANVPFITVNGSEFQEMFVGVGPARVRDMFAMARKNAPCILFIDEIDAVGRKRGRGNFGGQSEQENTLNQLLVEMDGFNTSTNVVVLAGTNRPDILDPALMRPGRFDRQIYIGPPDIKGRASIFQVHLRPLKLDSSIDSEALARKLAALTPGFTGADIANVCNEAALIAARYLNESIIVKHFEQAIERVIGGLEKKTQVLQPLEKTTVAYHEAGHAVVGWYLEHADPLLKVSIIPRGKGLGYAQYLPKEQYLFTREQLFDRMCMMLGGRVAEQVFFGKITTGAQDDLRKVTQSAYAQVVQFGMSEVVGQVSFELPRQGEMLMEKPYSEPTAQLIDQEVRSLIDAAFQRTHQLITEKRDVVEKVGRRLLEKEVLDRADMLELLGPRPYKEKSTYEEFVEGTGPMKEDTSLPEGLKNWNKDRGTEEPPQEQQRKQALYL from the exons ATGGGATTAAATCAATGCACTTTCACATTGGCTCGATTGCTCAGTTCCAAACCCCCACGAG GATTTGAGAAGTTCTTCCCAAAGAGTGAGGACACTCCTGGAGTGAACAAGTCATCTGAAGAGACCGGAG ATGAGAAGACCAAAGAGACAGAATCTCAGGGCGGAGGAGAAGAGGGACAAAATGaaagtggtgagagagagaggaggagaggcggaaggaaggatgaatcagactggtGGACACGCTTCCAG AATGATTTCCCCTGGGATGAGAAGACCACGCGCAATGTCGCGATCGGATTCGCCGGCATGGCCTCTGCGTTCCTGTATTTCTACTTCCGAGAGACTGGGAAGGAAGTCTCCTGGAAGGACTTTATAAATAACTACCTGGCTAGAGGACTG GTGGACCGTCTGGAGGTAGTCAACAAACAGTATGTCAGAGTCATCCCAGTGCATGGAGTCAACACATCAGAGGTG AGCTACCTGTGGTTCAACATCGGCAGCGTGGAGACGTTTGAACGCAACCTGGAGCTGGCCCAGCAGGAGATGGGCctggactctacacacagagTACCGGTGATCTATGGAAGCGAGAGCGACGG TACTTTCCTGATGAGCATTCTTCCAACCCTCTTGCTGGTTGGCTTCCTGCTCTTCACCATGCGCCAGGGACCAATGGCAGGAGGCCGTGGCGGGGGGCGGGGCAACCCCTTCAGCATGGGGGAATCCAAGGCCAAGGTCATGAAGGACAACATTGATGTGAGATTTAAGGATGTGGCGGGCTGTGAAGAGGCCAAGCTGGAGATCCTAGAGTTTGTCAACTTCCTGAAGAACCCCCGGCAGTACCAGGACCTGGGGGCCAAGATTCCCAAG GGTGCAGTGTTGTCGGGTCCCCCCGGCACAGGGAAGACCCTGCTAGCCAAGGCCACAGCCGGAGAGGCCAATGTCCCCTTCATCACCGTCAACGGCTCTGAGTTCCAGGAGATGTTTGTTGGCGTGGGTCCAGCCAGG GTGAGGGATATGTTTGCCATGGCCCGTAAGAACGCTCCCTGCATCCTGTTCATCGATGAGATAGATGCCGTGGGcaggaagagaggcagagggaacTTTGGGGGACAGAGTGAGCAGGAGAACACACTCAACCAGCTGCTAGTGGAGATGGATG GGTTCAACACCAGCACTAACGTGGTCGTCTTGGCTGGAACCAACCGaccagacatcctggacccagcaCTGATGAGACCTGGGCGCTTCGACAGACAGATTTACATAG gTCCACCAGACATAAAAGGCAGAGCATCCATCTTTCAGGTCCATCTGAGGCCTCTGAAGCTGGACTCCAGTATAGACTCTGAAGCTTTGGCCAGGAAACTAGCTGCCCTCACACCTGGCTTCACTG GAGCTGATATTGCCAACGTGTGTAATGAGGCGGCCCTGATAGCAGCACGCTACCTTAACGAGTCTATCATCGTCAAGCACTTTGAGCAGGCCATCGAGAGGGTCATCGGAG GTCTGGAGAAGAAGACCCAGGTACTACAGCCATTAGAGAAGACCACTGTAGCATACCACGAGGCTGGCCATGCTGTGGTGGGCTGGTACCTGGAACATGCTGACCCTCTGCTCAAG GTGTCAATCATCCCCCGGGGGAAGGGTTTGGGGTATGCTCAGTACCTCCCTAAGGAGCAGTACCTCTTCACGCGGGAGCAGCTGTTTGACAGGATGTGTATGATGCTGGGGGGACGTGTGGCAGAGCAGGTCTTTTTTGGGAAGATCACCACAGGGGCACAGGATGACCTCCGGAAGGTCACGCAGTCTGCCTACGCACAG GTGGTTCAGTTTGGGATGAGTGAGGTGGTGGGCCAGGTGTCTTTTGAGCTCCCCAGGCAGGGAGAGATGTTGATGGAGAAGCCTTACAGCGAGCCCACGGCCCAGCTCATAGACCAGGAGGTCCGCTCACTCATAGACGCTGCCTTCCAACGCACACACCAGCTCATCACTGAGAAGAGAGATGTGGTGGAGAAg GTGGGGAGGCGTCTCCTGGAGAAGGAGGTTCTGGACAGGGCTGATATGCTGGAGTTGCTGGGTCCTCGCCCCTACAAGGAGAAGTCTACGTATGAGGAGTTTGTGGAGGGGACGGGGCCCATGAAGGAGGACACCTCCCTTCCAGAGGGCCTCAAGAACTGGAACAAGGACCGGGGGACGGAAGAGCCTCCCCAGGAGCAGCAACGCAAGCAGGCTCTTTACCTGTAG